CCTGGTTGTCTAGAATTTGGCCAAAGTCCTGCATATGATTTTGGATTGGGAATTCGTGGATTAAGTACGATGGGAGTTATTGAACGTGAGAACGGGTTAATCTAGATTGTCTAACAAAACCCGTCCTCGTTAACGGTTAGTGAGTGCGAGCGGTAATAAAATCTGCTAGTGCCATTAAAGGTAGAGCTTTTTCCCCAAAGGGAGCCATTTCAGCTTTAGCACCTTCTATCAACTCTTTAGCCAGTTTTCGCGATTCTTCCAACCCTAATAAGCTGGGATAAGTCGCTTTTTGAGCTTGCAAGTCTTTGCCAGCAGTTTTACCCAACTCTTCTTGAGTAGCGGTGATATCCAGAATGTCATCGACAATCTGAAACGCTAAACCGATATTTTGAGCATAGCGGGATAAGCGTTGCAAATCTGCGGGGCATACTCCAGCCAAATACCCACCGCAAACTACACAAGCTTCTAATAAAGCTCCTGTTTTGTGGGTGTGGATGAAGTTGAGAGTTTCCAGGCTGATATCTGATTTTCCCTCCGATTCCAAGTCAACTATTTGACCGCCCACGACTCCATTTGCACCGAAGGCATTGCCTAAACGAGCAATTACCTGTAAAACGCGATCGGCTGGCACGT
The Leptolyngbyaceae cyanobacterium DNA segment above includes these coding regions:
- a CDS encoding farnesyl diphosphate synthase; this encodes MVATEDKHSSRGESPTFDLSAYLAQRQALVEAALERSIPIVYPEKIYEAMRYSLLAGGKRLRPILCLATCELAGGTVEMAMPTACALEMIHTMSLIHDDLPAMDNDDYRRGKLTNHKVYGDATAILAGDGLLVYAFEWIATQTKNVPADRVLQVIARLGNAFGANGVVGGQIVDLESEGKSDISLETLNFIHTHKTGALLEACVVCGGYLAGVCPADLQRLSRYAQNIGLAFQIVDDILDITATQEELGKTAGKDLQAQKATYPSLLGLEESRKLAKELIEGAKAEMAPFGEKALPLMALADFITARTH